From Paraburkholderia sabiae, a single genomic window includes:
- the nodI gene encoding nodulation factor ABC transporter ATP-binding protein NodI gives MSEAAIEFHQVEKRYGEKIVVDGLSFHVRAGECFGLLGPNGAGKTTTLRMLLGIAAPDAGRIRLCGEPIPGRSRFARARVGVVPQFDNLDPDFTVRENLLVFGRYFGLSAAQCRAMVPTLLEFARLESKADARVGELSGGMKRRLTLARALINDPDVLIMDEPTTGLDPQARHLIWERLRSLLARGKTILLTTHFMEEAERLCHRLCVIEEGRKIAEGAPNELIASEIGCNVIEVYGPDPVTLRDELAPLSVRTEISGETLFCYVDDPQPVHALLKQRTGLRYLHRPANLEDVFLRLTGREMQD, from the coding sequence ATGTCCGAAGCTGCAATCGAATTCCATCAGGTCGAAAAGCGTTACGGCGAGAAGATTGTCGTCGATGGCCTGTCGTTTCATGTGCGCGCCGGCGAATGCTTTGGACTGCTCGGTCCGAACGGCGCGGGCAAGACGACCACGCTGCGCATGCTCCTCGGCATCGCCGCGCCCGATGCGGGCCGCATCCGTCTGTGCGGCGAACCGATTCCGGGCCGCTCGCGTTTCGCTCGGGCGCGCGTCGGTGTGGTGCCGCAGTTCGACAATCTCGATCCCGACTTCACCGTTCGAGAAAACCTGCTCGTGTTCGGCCGCTACTTCGGACTCTCGGCCGCGCAGTGTCGCGCGATGGTGCCGACGTTGCTCGAATTCGCGCGGCTCGAAAGCAAGGCCGATGCGCGCGTCGGTGAACTGTCGGGCGGCATGAAGCGGCGTCTGACGCTGGCGCGCGCGCTTATCAACGACCCCGACGTGCTGATCATGGACGAACCGACCACGGGACTCGATCCGCAGGCGCGTCATCTGATCTGGGAACGGCTGCGTTCGCTGCTCGCGCGCGGCAAGACGATTCTGCTGACCACGCACTTCATGGAGGAAGCGGAGCGTCTGTGCCACCGGCTGTGCGTGATCGAAGAAGGACGCAAGATCGCGGAAGGCGCGCCGAATGAACTGATCGCTTCAGAAATTGGCTGCAACGTGATCGAGGTGTACGGCCCGGACCCGGTCACGCTGCGCGACGAACTGGCGCCGCTCTCCGTGCGCACCGAGATCAGCGGCGAGACGCTCTTCTGTTATGTCGACGATCCGCAACCCGTTCATGCGCTGCTCAAGCAGCGAACGGGGCTGCGTTATCTGCATCGGCCGGCGAATCTCGAAGACGTTTTTCTGCGGCTCACGGGCCGCGAGATGCAGGACTGA
- a CDS encoding universal stress protein, giving the protein MASYNKILLCYDGSREGRKALRVGANLAMDLGAETHLLSVVDMRSSIAQSAGLLTDVACGSFEKTAREILQEGVDWLTERGVKATGHFAFGHPIDEIASLASELHVDLVVVGHRCRTGLSRWWMGAGNTPLLDRVSCSILVACSSAAEEEQAAA; this is encoded by the coding sequence ATGGCCAGCTACAACAAGATTCTGCTGTGCTACGACGGCTCACGCGAAGGCCGCAAGGCACTGCGCGTCGGCGCGAATCTGGCAATGGACCTGGGTGCGGAAACGCATTTGCTGTCGGTGGTCGACATGCGATCGAGCATTGCGCAAAGCGCGGGCCTGTTGACGGACGTGGCGTGCGGCAGCTTCGAGAAGACCGCACGCGAGATTCTGCAGGAAGGTGTCGACTGGCTCACCGAGCGCGGCGTCAAGGCGACGGGACACTTTGCGTTTGGTCATCCGATCGACGAGATCGCGTCATTGGCCAGCGAACTGCATGTCGATCTCGTCGTCGTCGGGCATCGATGCCGCACCGGGTTGTCGCGCTGGTGGATGGGCGCGGGCAACACACCACTGCTCGACCGCGTGTCGTGCAGCATTCTGGTCGCCTGTTCGTCGGCGGCTGAAGAGGAGCAGGCGGCCGCCTGA
- a CDS encoding DUF2939 domain-containing protein, producing the protein MAGLVRMKGGVARPLLIALIAIVVIAALGYAYASPYIALDRLKRAADSRDVETVNEYVDYPALRDSLKLQVTGLLTRRLDVQHNGNPLAAIGAMIGVALIGPLVDAYATPDGVAALLNGMPPRGEPGERPPPPPAAQTDNSTGKPAENPSPTPAPGSGAANGNGSNGKTPPQPPQTTAGYRGINEFVVSYQHGVGDTRYSAIFRRQNLFTWKLSAVDLNG; encoded by the coding sequence ATGGCAGGTCTGGTTCGCATGAAAGGCGGGGTTGCCCGGCCGCTTCTGATCGCGTTGATTGCGATCGTCGTCATCGCCGCGCTGGGTTATGCGTATGCGTCGCCGTATATCGCGCTCGACCGGCTCAAACGCGCCGCCGACTCGCGCGACGTCGAGACGGTCAACGAGTACGTCGACTATCCGGCGTTGCGCGACAGTCTCAAGCTGCAGGTCACGGGGCTGCTCACACGCCGTCTCGATGTCCAGCACAACGGCAATCCGCTTGCCGCGATCGGCGCGATGATCGGAGTGGCGTTGATTGGACCGCTCGTCGATGCGTATGCAACGCCTGACGGCGTCGCTGCGTTGCTTAATGGCATGCCGCCGCGCGGCGAACCCGGCGAGCGCCCGCCTCCGCCGCCCGCTGCACAGACCGATAACTCGACGGGCAAGCCCGCTGAGAATCCATCGCCAACGCCTGCGCCCGGATCAGGCGCAGCGAACGGCAATGGCAGCAATGGCAAAACGCCGCCGCAGCCGCCGCAAACGACGGCAGGCTACCGCGGCATCAACGAGTTCGTCGTGAGCTATCAGCACGGTGTCGGCGACACGCGCTATTCGGCGATCTTCCGTCGCCAGAATCTGTTTACGTGGAAACTGTCAGCCGTCGATCTGAACGGCTGA